TTCCTTGAGAATTGTATCGCGATACATATTAGTTACCGGAACCTCTGCCGTAGGTATCAGATACAAATTATCTGTCTGTGCATGATACATCTGGCCTTCTTTGTCAGGCAATTGTCCGGTTCCTATTCCCGAAGCTTCATTTACTAAATGAGGCACCTGAAATTCTTTATATCCTACATCAGTATTCTTATCTAAGAAATAATTTATTAAGGCACGTTGCAAACGCGAACCTTTACCCTTATACACAGGGAATCCTGCTCCGGCAATTTTCACTCCCAGCTCAAAATCAATAATATCGTATTTAGCAGCAATTTCCCAATGTGGAAGAGCTTCATCGCCCATCTCAGGTATTTCACCTTCCTGTAGTACTACCTCGTTATCTTCCTCCGATTTTCCGGCAACAACTTTCTCGTTAGGTACATTAGGTATATTGTAAAGTTCGTTCTGCAATTCTTCAGAAACATTCTGCAACTGTGAATTCAAATCTTTCGACTCAGCCTTCATCTGTGCTACTTTAGCTTTTATTTCGTTTGCCTCGACACCTTTTCCCTGCTTAAAAAGACCCCCGATTTCACCAGCCAATCTCTTCTGCTCAGCCAACGAGCCATCAAGTTTATTCTGAATCGACTTCCTGTCATCATCCAGCTTCAAAACTCTGGCAATTGGTTCTTCAGCATCAAAAAACCTTTTCTTCAGCCCCTCTATTACAGCCTCTTTATTTTCTCGTATGTACTGAACTTGTAGCATAACAAATTTATTCTTAATATTTTATTCAACTAAACTGCCTACCGTCGGGCAGGCATCGAAACAGCCTGTAAAATAACCATATTTCACATGAAATTGTAACGACTGACAAAAGTAATACAA
This genomic stretch from Bacteroidota bacterium harbors:
- the serS gene encoding serine--tRNA ligase, which produces MLQVQYIRENKEAVIEGLKKRFFDAEEPIARVLKLDDDRKSIQNKLDGSLAEQKRLAGEIGGLFKQGKGVEANEIKAKVAQMKAESKDLNSQLQNVSEELQNELYNIPNVPNEKVVAGKSEEDNEVVLQEGEIPEMGDEALPHWEIAAKYDIIDFELGVKIAGAGFPVYKGKGSRLQRALINYFLDKNTDVGYKEFQVPHLVNEASGIGTGQLPDKEGQMYHAQTDNLYLIPTAEVPVTNMYRDTILKEEDFPIKATAYTPCFRREAGSYGKHVRGLNRLHQFDKVEIVQLQHPDKSWEALDGMVEHVKGILQELGLPFRILRLCGGDTGFTSAMTYDFEVYSAAQKRWLEVSSVSNFLTFQANRLKLRYTAKDGKRYLAHTLNGSSLALPRVLAALLENYQTEKGVEIPEVLRKYTGFDYID